In Longimicrobium sp., the following are encoded in one genomic region:
- a CDS encoding BadF/BadG/BcrA/BcrD ATPase family protein: METFAGVDGGGTRTTLVLADGSGREILRRVGGAGLVDPRNPLASAALVAGLVRGAMADAGLTDPPAALCAGLAGVGNETERLAVENALAAEGVAGRVRIVTDGEIALEGALGGGAGVLIIAGTGSVAFGRGEDGRVERCGGWGMFVGDEGSGYSIGRSGIIAALRAADGRGPATTLLASLMAEMGVDTASGIPPWVGRAAKGDIAALSRHVTAAADAGDGVALEVLRHEAGELALHPRALARVLGPWTAPVSVVFHGGVLSSPLYARLVTEALAGGPQEFRVREPVADAVAGALALAMR; the protein is encoded by the coding sequence GTGGAGACCTTTGCGGGAGTGGACGGCGGCGGCACCCGCACCACGCTGGTGCTCGCGGACGGTTCCGGGCGCGAGATCCTGAGGCGGGTGGGCGGCGCGGGGCTGGTGGACCCGCGCAACCCCCTCGCCAGCGCCGCGCTGGTGGCCGGCCTGGTGCGCGGCGCCATGGCGGATGCGGGGCTCACCGATCCCCCCGCCGCCCTCTGCGCCGGCCTGGCGGGCGTGGGGAACGAGACGGAGCGCCTCGCCGTCGAGAACGCCCTCGCCGCCGAGGGTGTGGCGGGCCGCGTGCGGATCGTGACGGACGGCGAGATCGCGCTGGAGGGCGCCCTGGGCGGCGGGGCCGGCGTGCTGATCATCGCGGGCACCGGCTCCGTGGCGTTCGGGCGCGGCGAGGACGGGCGGGTGGAGCGGTGCGGCGGGTGGGGGATGTTCGTGGGCGACGAGGGGAGCGGCTATTCGATCGGCCGCTCCGGCATCATCGCCGCCCTGCGCGCCGCCGACGGGCGCGGCCCCGCCACCACCCTCCTCGCCAGCCTGATGGCGGAGATGGGGGTGGACACCGCCAGCGGCATTCCGCCGTGGGTGGGCCGCGCGGCCAAGGGCGACATCGCCGCGCTCTCCCGCCACGTCACCGCCGCCGCAGACGCAGGCGACGGCGTCGCGCTGGAGGTGCTGCGCCATGAAGCGGGGGAGCTGGCGCTGCACCCGCGCGCCCTGGCCCGCGTCCTGGGCCCCTGGACGGCGCCGGTCTCCGTCGTCTTCCACGGCGGTGTCCTGTCGTCCCCTCTGTACGCACGCCTGGTGACGGAGGCGCTCGCGGGCGGGCCGCAGGAGTTCCGCGTGCGAGAGCCTGTCGCGGATGCGGTCGCGGGGGCGCTGGCGCTGGCGATGCGGTAG
- a CDS encoding D-aminoacylase → MRNSIRLAAVALALLASCANPPRTGPAPDAPYDLLIRGGRIVDGTGSPWYRGDVAVRRDRIVAVGLLPGARARDTIDAAGLVVAPGFIDMLGHSEYPLLSDPRAISKITQGVTTEITGEVTSVVPVNENTLRELPSESRPRVTWTDLDGYFAALDRARPAINLGTFVTVGSVRRYVIGDADRPATPAEVEQMKGLVEGAMQQGAMGLSSGLIYAPASYASTEEVTELARVAARYGGGYASHIRSEGDRLVEAINEAIAIGEGAGTWVQIHHLKASGRANWGKMRPAVAAIEAARARGVDVTADQYPYIASGTGLDATIPNWAHAGGTDSLLARLRDPATRARLRAELSGGGTDWRIGTSAGGPSGVMIASVGADSLRRYQGMRLSQLAEARGQEVVDALFDVLLADRAQTAAIYFSMSEEDLEWGMKQPWVSVGMDAGARAADSTVTSRPHPRAYGTFPRILCRYVRERQVITLEDAVRKFTALPASRVGLADRGVVKAGMYADLTLFDPATVCDRATFENPVQTSVGIRHVIVNGTPVVRNGAVTGARSGRGLRRGGGR, encoded by the coding sequence ATGCGCAACTCGATTCGCCTCGCCGCCGTCGCTCTGGCGCTGCTCGCTTCCTGCGCGAACCCGCCGCGCACGGGGCCCGCGCCCGATGCGCCGTACGACCTGCTGATCCGCGGGGGGCGCATCGTGGACGGCACCGGGAGCCCCTGGTATCGTGGCGACGTGGCGGTGCGCCGGGACCGGATCGTGGCCGTGGGGCTGTTGCCGGGTGCCCGCGCGCGCGACACCATCGACGCCGCGGGGCTCGTCGTGGCGCCGGGCTTCATCGACATGCTCGGCCACTCGGAGTACCCGCTCCTCTCCGATCCGCGCGCCATCTCCAAGATCACGCAGGGCGTCACCACCGAGATCACCGGCGAGGTGACCAGCGTGGTGCCGGTCAACGAGAACACGCTCCGCGAGCTCCCGTCCGAGTCCCGCCCCCGCGTCACCTGGACCGACCTCGACGGCTACTTCGCGGCGCTCGACCGCGCCCGCCCCGCCATCAACCTGGGCACGTTCGTAACCGTGGGCTCGGTGCGGCGCTACGTGATCGGCGACGCGGACCGCCCCGCGACGCCCGCCGAGGTGGAGCAGATGAAGGGGCTCGTGGAGGGCGCGATGCAGCAGGGGGCGATGGGGCTCTCCAGCGGCCTCATCTACGCGCCCGCATCGTACGCCAGCACCGAGGAGGTGACGGAGTTGGCGCGCGTGGCGGCGCGCTACGGCGGCGGGTACGCGTCGCACATCCGCTCCGAGGGCGACCGGCTCGTGGAGGCGATCAACGAGGCGATCGCCATCGGCGAGGGGGCGGGGACGTGGGTGCAGATCCACCACCTCAAGGCATCCGGCCGCGCCAACTGGGGGAAGATGCGCCCCGCCGTCGCCGCCATCGAAGCCGCCCGCGCTCGCGGCGTGGACGTGACGGCGGACCAGTACCCGTACATCGCGTCGGGCACCGGGCTGGACGCCACCATCCCGAACTGGGCGCACGCCGGGGGTACCGACTCGCTCCTCGCCCGACTGCGCGATCCCGCCACCCGCGCCCGCCTGCGCGCCGAGCTCTCCGGCGGCGGCACGGACTGGCGGATCGGCACCTCCGCGGGTGGGCCCAGCGGCGTGATGATCGCCTCCGTCGGCGCGGACTCGCTGCGCCGCTACCAGGGGATGCGCCTCAGTCAGTTGGCGGAGGCGCGCGGCCAGGAAGTGGTCGACGCCCTCTTCGACGTCCTGCTGGCCGACCGCGCCCAGACCGCCGCCATCTACTTCTCCATGTCCGAAGAGGACCTGGAATGGGGGATGAAGCAGCCGTGGGTGAGCGTGGGGATGGACGCCGGCGCCCGCGCCGCCGACTCCACGGTCACCAGCCGCCCGCACCCGCGCGCGTACGGCACCTTTCCGCGCATCCTATGCCGCTACGTGCGCGAGCGCCAGGTGATCACCCTGGAAGACGCCGTGCGCAAGTTCACCGCGCTCCCCGCATCGCGCGTGGGCCTGGCGGACCGCGGCGTGGTGAAGGCCGGCATGTACGCCGACCTCACCCTCTTCGACCCCGCCACCGTCTGCGACCGCGCTACCTTTGAGAACCCCGTCCAGACCTCCGTCGGCATCCGCCACGTCATCGTCAACGGCACCCCCGTCGTCCGCAACGGCGCCGTGACCGGAGCGCGCTCCGGCCGCGGCCTGCGCCGTGGCGGCGGCAGATAA